The sequence TCTCAAGAAGTTATGGAAGAATTCATTCCTCAGATAGGACTTGACCTATTCACTTCTATTGGAAATTACATTCAACAAGATTATAAAAAATATGAACGTATTATGAAACCTGAACAAGCGCTAATTAAAACCTGTGAAGCTATATATTCAAAACTTGAAAATGACAAAAATTTAGAAACAGCATTATGGGTTGTAATGGCTTATTTCTTTGACATATGTGACATAGGAAAAATAGAATGATAATGGGCAATAAAATTATCAAAGTTGAAGATGCCTTTATCACAATAGGAGGATATATTTTATCAATCCTAAAAAATAAAGAACTTCAAGTGGATACTTTGTATTCTAAATTTTTAGAAATCTATCCCAAACATATTAGTTTTGAACAATTTACATATGCAATAGATTTTTTATTTATGATTAATAAAATCAGAATAAAACATGATGATGTTTTGGAGATTGTATTATGAGACTGATTCAATTAAGTAGTAGCGATCCAAGATTTAAAGCTATAACTTTTACACCCGGACTAAATATAATAGTCGGTGAAAAGGTTTTAACTGACGATAAGAAGAAAACATCTAATGGGATTGGTAAAAGCTTATCATTAATTTGTATTGATTTTTTGTTGGGAAAAGGCAGTCAAAGTAAAGAAATCAAAAAACTAAAAGAAGTTTTGGAAAAAGAAAAAATAATTTTAACTCTCAATTTTGAACATAATGGCGTATTTTATGAAGTTTCAAGAAGTCATAATAAAATATGGCTGAATGATGTTGAATATAAAAAAGATGGTGACTACACTGATTTTTTAAACACATTGGTAAAAGAAGATACTTTTAGAAATATTTTTTGTCGATTTTTTAGAACTGATAAAAAGAGTTATCAAGACGCCATATCTCAAGTTAGTCAAGAAGCACCATATAGTAATAATAAAATTAATGCATATTTATTAGGTTTAAATTTATCATATTTAGAAAAGAAAAAAGAGTTAAAAGTAAAAAATGATAGGTTAAAAGTTTTAATCAAAGAACTTAATGCTATTGAAAAAACTATCAATAAAGAAAAAGAATTTGAACTTGGCGAAAGATTACAAAAAATTGAAAAAGATTTAGAAAATTTTGAAATAGCAGAAGATTTTAATGATCTAAAAAAAGAAGCAGATAGCTTAACTGCCGAACTTCAAAAAGTTAGAAATCTTATTGCATTCAATAATAGGGAAATACGAAATAAAAAAAATATAATTAGCGTAAATCAGCAAACTAATATTGATATAGACAAACTTACTAGTATGTATGAAGAAGCAAAGTTCTTCTTAGGAGAAGATGTTTTAGCTCATATTCAAGCCGTAAAAGGATTTCATGAAACTCTTTTTAGCAATAGAAGAACTAAAGCCATCAACGACATTGCAGTTCATGAAAAAGAAGTAATAGCACTTGAAAGTCAATCAGTTGCTATTGATTTAAGAAGAAGTGAGATTTTCAAGTATCTTGAGAATAAAGGTGCATTAGAAGAATATCATTCGCTAAACAAAGAAAAAGATAAAATAAAATTGACCCTTGAAGAAATTCAAAGAAATCAAAAAACACTAAAAGCTTTTAAAAAAGAACAAGCAGATATTAAAATTGAAATAGATCAATTTAAAAGAGATCTTATTGAACTTGAAGACAAAATCAAAGATAGAATAGAGTTTTTAGGAAAAAGTTTTAGGGAAATATCAGAAGAACATTATGATGATAAGCCAGGGCTTTTAGAAATCAAAATTAATGAAGATTTTAAGACCGAAAAGCTTTACAACATAGAAGCGAATATCAAAGGAGATGGAAGTGACGGCATTAATGAAATGAAAATATTCATTTATGATATGCTCATTTATAAATTAAATCCAACTCTTATTTGCTTAGTAGGACATGATAATAGGCTTTTTGATATGGTTGATGAAAGGCAAATAGCAAAAGCATTTCACTATGTTTCCAATAATTTGTCTCAATATATTTGTTCTATTAGTGATACGAAGATAGATGAAGTGAAAAAACATATATCATTAAATTGGGACGAAGTGATAAAAAGGAATCTAAGTGAAAAAGATAAACTTTTTGGTTTTGACTTTGATCAATAAGATTTACAACAAAGAAAAAATCAAATAACCTTTTCAGTCAAATAATAAAAGTTATACTGCTTCATGACTTATTTTTCGTAGGTTTTCTACATAATCATCAATAATGATATCAGGAACTTTTACACCATTAACTTCTTTTAAAGTTGATAGCTTTTCAATAATTAATTCTATGCTAAACGATGCAATTACTAAAAGTGCAATTATTTGATGCATAGCCATGGATTGGAATTGTTGATCTTTTTTTACTTCGTTAAAATGTATTTTGGCAATATCAAATTCGTGAATATCTTTATTAGAAGCACCGTTTGAATGTAATGAATTTCTCATATCAATTATTTTCAAAAACATATCAATTAGGTTAATATTTTGTTTGTTTTCTTGCTTGAAAAGTTCTATATATGCAGGAGATGACTCTTTACATCTGTGCATTATCTCTTTGGAAATTATTACAAAATCGATAGAGTGATTGATATCTAATTCATTAAAAATACGAGCTATATATTCTTGTTTTTTGGTAATTTTCTTTTTTCCTATGCTCTCATCAGTCATTTTAAAAGTTTTAATAATTACACTTAAAAAATGTTCGAAATTAAAATAAATTTCATTTAATACACTGAGTCTATACTGCACTTCTTTTTGTATAAATATTATGTCGATAGTTTCTTTTATTGTATAAGAAAAATTGGTAATACTATCTAATAATTGATTTTCAATATTATTCATGTTTAATTTATAATCTTGATATT is a genomic window of Sulfuricurvum sp. containing:
- a CDS encoding ABC-three component system middle component 6; amino-acid sequence: MGNKIIKVEDAFITIGGYILSILKNKELQVDTLYSKFLEIYPKHISFEQFTYAIDFLFMINKIRIKHDDVLEIVL
- a CDS encoding DUF2326 domain-containing protein, whose product is MRLIQLSSSDPRFKAITFTPGLNIIVGEKVLTDDKKKTSNGIGKSLSLICIDFLLGKGSQSKEIKKLKEVLEKEKIILTLNFEHNGVFYEVSRSHNKIWLNDVEYKKDGDYTDFLNTLVKEDTFRNIFCRFFRTDKKSYQDAISQVSQEAPYSNNKINAYLLGLNLSYLEKKKELKVKNDRLKVLIKELNAIEKTINKEKEFELGERLQKIEKDLENFEIAEDFNDLKKEADSLTAELQKVRNLIAFNNREIRNKKNIISVNQQTNIDIDKLTSMYEEAKFFLGEDVLAHIQAVKGFHETLFSNRRTKAINDIAVHEKEVIALESQSVAIDLRRSEIFKYLENKGALEEYHSLNKEKDKIKLTLEEIQRNQKTLKAFKKEQADIKIEIDQFKRDLIELEDKIKDRIEFLGKSFREISEEHYDDKPGLLEIKINEDFKTEKLYNIEANIKGDGSDGINEMKIFIYDMLIYKLNPTLICLVGHDNRLFDMVDERQIAKAFHYVSNNLSQYICSISDTKIDEVKKHISLNWDEVIKRNLSEKDKLFGFDFDQ